One genomic window of Candidatus Melainabacteria bacterium includes the following:
- a CDS encoding divergent PAP2 family protein yields the protein MQHDWSSLISLATTFADATTAVTAASAPLPPSQTRGWQVICVTVLCSTLAQAVKIVTKLIRTGKLDLRMLAKTGGMPSSHSCCTMGMAVSVGLIEGFNSVSFAIALCLAMIVMYDAAGVRRHVGLQAKVMNEMMTELFSDHPRLSSERIKEFLGHTPKEVFVGAILGSVIAWLFNMWAVSHFAQV from the coding sequence ATGCAGCATGATTGGTCATCACTAATTTCACTCGCCACTACTTTCGCCGATGCGACCACAGCGGTCACGGCTGCGTCAGCACCCCTTCCTCCCAGTCAAACGCGTGGCTGGCAAGTTATCTGCGTAACTGTTCTTTGCAGCACACTCGCTCAAGCAGTCAAAATTGTGACCAAGCTAATCAGGACCGGAAAGCTCGACCTGAGAATGCTCGCCAAGACAGGTGGAATGCCGTCGAGCCACAGCTGCTGCACTATGGGAATGGCAGTTTCGGTCGGGCTGATTGAAGGATTCAACTCAGTTTCGTTTGCTATTGCATTGTGCCTTGCAATGATTGTCATGTACGACGCAGCCGGCGTCAGACGGCATGTTGGGCTGCAAGCCAAGGTCATGAACGAGATGATGACGGAATTGTTTTCGGACCACCCGCGTCTATCTTCTGAGCGTATTAAAGAATTCCTAGGGCATACACCGAAGGAAGTTTTCGTCGGAGCGATACTGGGATCTGTGATCGCATGGTTGTTCAACATGTGGGCCGTGAGTCATTTTGCGCAAGTTTGA